The segment tggatcatctcatgtattttcagatattaTGACTggttaaatctcttgttgcagtgtgaacacttataaggtttctctccagtgtggatcctctcatgtattttcaaatgtactgactgatgaaatctcttgttgcagtgtgaacactaaaggtttctctccagtgtggttcatctcatgtatttttagatatgatgactggttaaatttcttgttgcagtgtgagcatttataaggtttctctccagtgtgaatcctctcatgtattttcagatatgatgactggttaaaacttttgttgcagtgtgaacacttataaggtttctctccagtgtggatcctctcatgccttttcaaatgtaccgactgactaaatctcttgttgcagtttgaacacttaaaaggtttctctccagtgtggatcctctcatgtgttttcagacatgctgactgactaaatcgcttgttgcagtgtgaacattcataagatttctctctagtgtggatcctcttatgcagttttaaataagttaccgaaatagaaatcttttcacactttgaacacatgcattctctcacaccagtatttatattctcatatactttcaaactttgtagacggcaaaatctctttccacacaaatggcatgaatgtggcttcacctttgtatgaactttcaAGTGATACCTCAGACCTGAAGCCCCTAAATACACtttaccacattgatcacatgtgtgctgcttctctctattgtgaatgttcatgtgctccttaaggTTTGATGAGTgtgaaaaactcttcccacattgatcacaagtgaatggtttctctccagtatgagttttcatgtgacgctcaagatctctttttcttgtgaaactctttccacactgagtacaggtgcaacatttctttaaatctttctgtttgacttgagagcaactcaaaggtttttctgttttgaaatgatttttctcctcaacttgacttgattcttcattctcctctttttctttaatcgactctgaaatgaaagtaaaatgattcATATTTAGGAACTTGTTATAAGctgaaaaacatgaacaaactaacatttgagagcagtgccaataagtcctacagatggtggtgccagaagcagatttggtagagctggtgtgtgggatatcaaaaataatgatcatttaaagtagagatcgaccgatttggatttttctataaccaatgccgatgtttagaggtcagcgTCAGTCGATTGCCGATTATGCGCTACCGATTTTTTGGCCGACATCttgaagttctcccctttatttgcatgctaaaatgtcacactaataataagtggatgcacaacatctctaaacttaacatcatgaacactgACTTGAACCATCTCTCAGATCTtaattttgtgcactgcacagtattaacataaaagatttaaccaaagttaaccaaacaaatcaaactgaccaagtattaaatatgtaaaacagataatataaaaaaagtaactaaactaaaagttttagagctgagattaatgttttaaatataaaattaaggctataaagtgggccaATCACAATGATGCATGGACAGTCTgtgcttctgactgacggcctgtaagtacattaaagaattcagtacttaCTATTGAATGCGACTTTTGAGCAGTGTAGGGTAGTGCTTGTTGTTACACGTTCTACGtttgcaaatgcagacatggtgttatgtttacacgccgtgacaaaatgcataaaaagacagtatgagtcataaTCAATCATCAAAATCAAGAATcaatataaacaataatatatgCATCAAATGCCtaatttataatgggttttatcatTTCTGTCTCAAAGCACCAAGAAATGGCATCACAACATGGTTAGGGGTGTTACATTTCCAACACacacttgaggtattcggccaatcacaaaccacagatagctggccaatcagagaacacctcggttaaACTGGATTATTTTAGAGCTTTAAAGAGCTGTAAATAGTTGTATAAAATACTTAAAAGTCAATGAAAAGTTCTTGAATTTCTCTCCCAAaatgttgtacaaaccctgaaactaATGATGTAATAGCACTGGAGTATTTCTGCCGCATTATCACGACTTTAGTTAACACTACTGTTTCTGTATCAGCCTTGTTTGATCAGTTAAAAACATAATTCACTTTCtgtgaagcctgcatttataataCTTTTTAAGAGTATTCTTGATGAATTATAATGAATTCATGATGCATTATAAAAATCTTGTAGTTTTAaagtatgttgtatcatctcgtaTCATCATGTTTCAGATGACTGTGTaacatgacacatttgtattatcagtttgattattttgatggtaccctttagacagcttttgataagtaactctgctactgcatgacagctagcagtaattattagtattatgctaAATATATTCTAACACCATATTTTGATGgatccccaaaagacaaactaatatgtaactttgcaagtatgtgaattttctacctagcctaagtctactaattctagactaataataataataaaggagtgttagttgacatgtagttggaaagttgcttatAGTTAATAGACcgagggaccatcaaaataaaactgtaaaatataatgtaaaaaatacatgtgatatgatataatacattataaattacgtagatttaatatgccgtcCATTGTgtcttataaataatcataatcttaggTTAGAACCACAAATACTCAAgtaatataatgtataaaaattgttatgattattcatgagatgatataacttagggtttttttatataatgcattatgtgttcattataatgccttaaaaaTACCATTGTAATGTATTATGAATGGGGCTTCATCGAAAGTGTTACTGCCCCCATATATACTTTTCAACAAACTGATCCGCTTTAAAGATTGTTTCTATCACAgttaactaaatctaaaactgCTGTAAGTATTATTAAAGCTCATTATGAAGTATTATGAAAGCCTGATGTACCACAAACagtcactaaagatgaatgaagataaaACACCAACCTCCATGTTCCAcaagttttattctcaaagcttctggttcctcctgttttattctcaaaggttctggttcctcatgttttattctaaaatgttctggttccacaagttttattttcaaaagttctggttcctcatgttttattttcaaaggctctggttcctcatgttttattttcaaaggctCTGGTTCCTCCtgatttattctcaaaggttctgggtCCTCCTGTTTTACtctccaggtttctagttcactcgtgttctcctcactctccactttaataaacatcttcacagcagcagatctcagttcagctcatacttctccagatattcctgcttgcttcAAAACCTAGTCACAGATATAAGGATGAGAATAGTAAAGGTATTTACTGATCTGATTCAAAACTGTACttttctgtttacagaaactacatttctcacagattgtactaaaacagaatcacgacaaaacaacagagagcacAGTGAATCTAATCTTCTTGCTCTTAGGTTtgtttgtcaaacagaagttAGTGTcttagtgccacccgctggactggagtgagaAGCGCCGAAAGGAGGAAAATAATGCGGGTGAAATGACTTTGTTATAAGGTGCgctgttgtttttctttaaaaagccgatctgcacaaataaatgaaaatgacttaaaGTTATAGACTCGCATCATGGTATTGAGCATCAACAGTCTTTGAGAGTGAATATAAGAGGAGAAAAAcacactgacctgattaagatatttcacataaaatagtccacaagagaaaatgatagttgaatttataaaaaataaataaccccGTTGAAAAGTTCCACTTGATTCCTAACACTGTTCTTTACTGAATGATCCCAtacgataaaaaaataaattttaaaatgtactttgaaatatatttcaaaatatacaaaaattggccaaaaatatatttacagaaatatattttctacaaataaattttttggccagtttttgtatatttttgaaatatattttaaaatcataaaaaaatatattttgccctCCATATATTTCAGTCcaaaaaaatacattcacatctaacatttttttaagaaactcTTTATTTGATGTCTAAAATATGTACAGCTTTCAAGCAGTCCCAGATAGCAAGAACGTTTGGGCCAAATGTGGCTGAAAGCTGTCACGTTTGGCCTAGGTATGGCATGGCTGAGCACATATGGGCCAAACTTGTACCATATATGttttgccatggctttagaattggagggaattttcatttgggtgacTTTTGTATTAAGGCATATGACAGTACACAGACAAGAGCCATATTTGGCTAGGCTatggcacatcctgaaatatgttaacttatggttaacatttggcttttacttggaaaaacacacataacctgctatagtcatgtgtggctggtttgtggtagtccaaatgtcagcccattcattcattcttcctgtattcctattggtggattactgaaaatttgaaaatatatgtccgttatttcccgctctgctcctgagtctacaacagcctttgcctagacacactcttattcaggtaagtgcagttttggtgttttaaatgttttctagggATGTAATGGTACGCTTATTCCTACAGAAAAAAATTGTGCGCTTAGGTATGTGTACCGAACAAACACAGTTTCGTTTTGACCACGATCATGTGCTGAATTCATATGCGTGAATAAAACGTCATACATACCTGCTGTCCAGAAATCATGATAAGATTTGGGTTTTGTTATTTTCGATAAGTCTCATCTTTAAAATTATGTCTATTATATCAGAAAATTTAAACGACGCTCTTTGATGTTACGTGACAGACCGCTGTAAGTAATGTTACAAGCGGAGAGCGCATGAATGCGATCATCCTTTCTCCTTTCTACTAGTTATAAcgtgatttaaaaactaacaaatctttcgtctcacgtaatctcaattagtttgaataccgtcgaaaaatgctaataaaacaggattacctttaccacgcactcatgtcatggcttgttttaatattcaaataatatctaatactaattatgatatgctaataatcttttttctctcctttttcctgacagattgtgaaagaaaggctggtgagacttactaaagtccatttttgtacatttatttactcatttgacatttacaccacattttatgttctgtattgtactcctgttattaaaattgtattatattaaaaatgtctgtgaatcaattttgtgtttaatatgtgtttaagatttactgtgtaattggtattttaaataaataataggtgtggcataaatatggttaaattatggcttttgatttatcagccacatgtggtccacataggggcaattgccctttacagaactcagccgtataagaataccacataagatccatatatcagccacatctgttttcatgatttggctcattttaggttgggttatggcactgttttggttcggttctgggtaaaaagatgtggaccagttttgggccggggaacctaaacttatctgggccacactttagctgttggtatggccagatccggcccagaggaaatttgctgactggTGTCTCAGTTCCCCCAGCTTAGAATTCACTCCAATCCCCAAAGCCTTCTTGAACACATTGGAAAACCAGTTCACTGCCTCTGTAACAGACAAAAATCACAGCTATATTTTAAAGGGGTGGTCCATCACATATCCACATCGAAACAAATCAACGCACACATCAGTAATGGCAAATAGAAGCTCAAGCAAGCTTGCTTGATGTATGAGGACCAATGGGGTTCATTCCTTGCTATTACACATCATGTTTGAGCTTCCATAAAAAACTAAGTTTGTTTTGCACATCAAGCAAGTATGGTTAAGCTTCTGTTTGTTTGCTGAACAAAGTTTATGTTATAGGTAAATTAAATCTGCTCACAATACAAAGTGATTGAGTCTCTTCTGAAAATTAGGTCTAAACTGCTTGATGAATATGAATTCGCTTTATTATATCTTTATAAACTTTCTGCAACATCAGTGTGGTAGCTGTGTAGACTTTCAGTGGAGAGACAGAAATCTCtcatatttcattaaaatatcttattttgtgatttaaaacaaatgaaGTTCTTGCTGGTATTTTTGTAGTaaattttactttcaacaactcTGCGTCCGAAACCAAATACTTATCTCATATGTAGGGATGCACGAAGACTACTTTTTGCAGAACGTGTCCGAtacttgtattttttatttcacttACTATATAAAGCTGTCATGGTTTTCTTGTCAAGCGCAGTCCTTCACTTGGCACCACAGTCAGTTTTGCTCTGTCCTCCTGCAAAAGACAACACAATACATGAACATTTGAATACAGTACAGTGGATATGCAACAGTCTTCTGACTAGTTTTAGATTTCCAAAAGGTTTTGTTCATCTTAACATTAggattaaaaaatatatgctaTTGAGAGAGATTTTTATTGGTATCTTTTGGACAGTAAAAccaaagaaagagaagtagaattagccattttaaaatactttatttgACATATCAAACAATTTGACCTGATCTTCAAAACTGTTTACCTTTCATTCAATTGCTGTGGATCAGAACCTCCAGTGAAAAAAGGGCCATTAAAAGAACACTTGCTGTTGAAGTGGCTGTTTGGGCCTGCAGGGCTGCAGTCCACTGATGATTTTTATTCCCGTGCTATGTGCTAACTCCACCTGCAGTTGTGCTCACAAACAAAAGAGATTTTCAATAtaaattgttttcaaaaaaacacatttgagtatgaatgtacaggtccttctcaaaaaattagcatattgtgataaagttcaatattttctgtaatgtactgataaacattagactttcatatattttagattcattacacacaactgaagtagttcaagccttttattgttttaatattgatgattttggcatacagctcatgaaagcccaaaattcctatctcaaaaaataagcatattttatccaaccaataaaacaaaagtgttttaatacaaaaaaagtcaaccttcaaataattatgttcagttatgcactcaatacttggtcgggaatccttttgcagaaatgactgcttcaaagcggggtggcatggaggcaatcagcctgtggcactgctgaggtgttatggaggcccaggatgcttcgatagcggccttaagctcatccagagtgttgggtcttgcgtctctcaactttctcttcacaatatcccacagattctctatggggttcaggtcaggagagttggcaggccaattgagcacagtaataccatggtcagtaaaccatttaccagtggttttggcactgtgagcaggtgccaggtcgtgctgaaaaatgaaatcttcatctcctgtagaaaatactttttctaaatgcttttaaatttgtgttttggatgttctgtgcttatgagaagacgaAATGTTCTGTGCTTAATGAAAAAGACAAAGAAGACACTGTGTAACAaactgtttagtaaaatgtgtgcgtgtagttgcgaactctctacatttatgtcatttctgagaaacctttgtttacaggcacgtaggagaaaagaagccctgcaaaagtagtagcaatttgaaggtcactttagactagacttttggtcactctaagaagaagaatgggatggggctgtattttcttttctgtccAGGAACGGTTGGTGAACacgccctgattggaggagaatggttgaacgatatcaggaggagaggcctgcagaatcaagaatataaatgcatattttagctttgtgagacattcctggactgcccagaatgtcagatttgatattggctgttctggaatcctgagctcagcactctttgactgtactattaaattggctttaaacgTTGACGCGGACTCGAGCTGTGTTATTTAAAGGGCGAATAAACGAgctggggggaagtaggtattttTACAATACCGGCAAATTCCAACAATTGGAGGGGGGCACCCGGATTCGCCCGAGACGAGGAATCCGAAACTGAAGGACATCTCCATTTCAACTCCTCTGCGCAGAGAAATAAATAACAGGTAAGCAGTTACCTTTTTCATAAAAAACTGCAGTTTGGCTACTACTAAATTGAAGAGTTGAATAGGAAGTGAATATCAGTTTTGCGTTTTGTACAAAATTGGGTAAAGTCAAAGAGTAAGAAAGTAAAATAAGGTAAAGGATatccagtgatctcaaataaaggAATTAAATTAGTAAATGAAAGAGAACTCCTAAAACATAAGGTTTTCCTGACGAGGTTGAGTTTTCCCAAGGATTTCCAACAAATTAGAAAGGACATAACAGAAAATTCGTAAAAACGTTTCCCGGCGAGGTTGGATTTTCTTTTGACTTTGAAGGTgtccaataaaataaattagggtGTGACAGAAAACTTGTAAAGGTATGCCCGTCGAGGTTAAGTTTTCCTAAGGATTCCCTGACATATTGGTAGAAAGGTGAAAGAAACATCGTAAAACCCGGCGGGGTCGAAGCCTAATAAGGTTGATTTTCTTAAGAACCTCCTAAATTTGAGATCAAGTGTATGTGGCATATGCGTTGTGTGAAGTGAAacaagtgtgtatgtgtgtagttTATATCAGGTGATTGTAGATACAGTTAACATATGATAGAGAATACATAAAGAGAACTGTAGCATTTGAATTAACTGGTACCGATTCGCCACGACGCTGACGGGCGTTGGGGAACGGTCCAGTCTCCATCCTCTCTGCAGAGCATCTAAAACAAGGTAAGCAGTCACCTTTTTCATAAAAGTACTGCGAAATTGGAAATATTCAAAATTTTAAGGTTGAGAGTGGATTGAACACCAATGTAAAGGTAATTTTATACAAAAAGAATCAGATCAGTTTAAAAGGATATTGTAAAAGGTTAAAAGGTCGTTGTCAAATCCTGGCAAAGTTAGGATTGACTTGACCAGGCTTGGTTAaagtaattttataaaaattCATAAGAAATCCTGTAAAATCCCGGTGTGATTAACGTGTAAAAGTGTCTGTGTACTGAACGATCTCTGAtctctgtgtgtgagtgtgaactACTCCGTATCTGGGAGGTTGGAGTGCTGCGCACCTTCTCTGGACCGTCACTTAAGTGTGACCTGGTAGGAACGGACGCAGCATTCTTACGGCTCAGAGAGGAGGGGGAAATTGATGAGCCCTGTGATAAAGGGACtgtatgaaagaaaataaaatttgaaagtGAATGTATGAATGGAGAGATCCTAATTAGCAGATGGTGTtagaactgatatttcctactagtAGAAAAAGAGTTAAGAACGTTCCTAGGTGGTGGGTGTGTAGACTATTAGGGCATAGAGAGGACTGTGAGAAGTGTGATCCATTagaagaaacatgaataaatattagtaaatactTTACCAGTATCAGGTTTCAATGAATGAATGTTAAAgtaagttaaaataaatacaacaaacaataaataaataagtaaataaatagataactaaataaaatacataccgagtaatttctgatttatttcattttgttgcaaAGGCAacagtttaatgtttttaattaagccttgtaaatgattttaataagcattagttttaattaaaagATAATAACATGGGGAATGTTGTAACCcttgattacaaaaaaaaaacagtcacaagGGATGGCCCAAACAGAGCCAAAAGAGATTAAGGGAAGGCAAAAAGAATTATTAGGGTGTTGGTCACGCATGGCTAGCATAAGTGAAGGCATGAGTGACCACCCCTCAGCACAAAGAGCTGAATTGCGGGCGTTGATATGTGCTCTACAAATGGCAATAGGCCAGAGGGTCAACATTTATTATGACTCAGCATATGCAGTATCAGCAGCACTTACTGAGCTGCCAGGGTGGGCAAGATGTGGTTTAGTAACGTCAACAGGGAAGCAGATTAAACATGCCCAAGCAGCCACTGAGCTATTGCAGGCCATATATTTTCCAAATGAATTGGCTATCAAAAAGTGTGCGGAGCACACAGGGGGGTGGGACTTTGTAGCGTTGGGTAACGCTGCAGCTGATGCAGCAGCTAAAGGGGCTGCTGGTTATACTGACAGTCAAATGCTTCCAACAACCAGTGACAAATTGACTTCTTTAGCTCCCGAAATTACTGTCCGATATGTAAAATTACAACAATTGACTGCGTCTCCTGAAGAACGCATATCCTGGTTAAACTTGGGAGCAGTGAGTGATGGGAAGGGAATTTGGAGGGtccaaatggcaaactggtgctgCCAGCTTCAACGGCGGTCTCGGTACTGTCAGAAGCTGACAGCATGTGCCACAGGGGAGAGAAAGACATGACAAAGCGTATGAATTTGACTTTGAAACAAAAATTGGCTGAAATATGTTCTGATACAGGGACGAATTGGCTTACTGTTATTCAACTGGTTTGATGTCTGTACGTTGCACTATTAATAGCACAACTGGTTTAACACCTTTTGTGCTGTTAAAGGGGCGACAATTTAGTGGGCTTTGGGCCCCTTTCAGTAAGGAAGCTGGCCTGTTGCCACCTGGGGACTACTATGACAAAGTAAGGGCGGTTAATAACATATTATCTCCCCAGAACCCCACCTTTTCACAGGACTGGCAGCAGGTGACTGGAGCCCCCAGAATCAGTGGGTAAGACTGAAATTGATGAAAAGAAAATGGCTGTCTCCTAGATGGTCAGAGCCCATGAAGGTCACTGCAAGGACCTCACATTGTGTTCGACTGGCGGGTAAGGGAAAAACTTGGTATCATTTGTCATCTTGTGTGAATTGTGATCCTCCTTCCAGGTCGCTGCAGGCTACCAGAGTTGACCTGCGAGCAGGTCAAAGAGAGGGAGAACAGGAAGCAGAAAAGGACACAGCAGAAGAATCAGCTTAACCCTCAGAAGCCAACACAGGGACACAAAATTACTGTTCTAGAGAGGGTGGGAGATTTGCTAAAAATTAGCGAAGACATTCCAATTGCACATTGCATTAGCGCTGACTATGCACTAGGGGCAGGTGTAGCAAAGCAAATAAGAGACAAATATGGGGTAGAGCAGTTGCAGAAACATATTAGCACCCCGGGTCAGTGCATTCTaaccacatgaaaaaaaaaaaaaacagatacttCATTTAGTTACTAAGTGGTGGTGCAGGGACCTGCCCACGTACAAACACTTAAGAGATAACCTA is part of the Garra rufa chromosome 1, GarRuf1.0, whole genome shotgun sequence genome and harbors:
- the LOC141341045 gene encoding uncharacterized protein, producing MFIKVESEENTSELETWRVKQEDPEPLRINQEEPEPLKIKHEEPEPLKIKHEEPELLKIKLVEPEHFRIKHEEPEPLRIKQEEPEALRIKLVEHGESIKEKEENEESSQVEEKNHFKTEKPLSCSQVKQKDLKKCCTCTQCGKSFTRKRDLERHMKTHTGEKPFTCDQCGKSFSHSSNLKEHMNIHNREKQHTCDQCGKVYLGASGLRYHLKVHTKVKPHSCHLCGKRFCRLQSLKVYENINTGVRECMCSKCEKISISVTYLKLHKRIHTREKSYECSHCNKRFSQSACLKTHERIHTGEKPFKCSNCNKRFSQSVHLKRHERIHTGEKPYKCSHCNKSFNQSSYLKIHERIHTGEKPYKCSHCNKKFNQSSYLKIHEMNHTGEKPLVFTLQQEISSVSTFENT